In Bradyrhizobium sp. 1(2017), one DNA window encodes the following:
- a CDS encoding ABC transporter ATP-binding protein, which produces MTTLKIEQVSRTFPARHGNAPTKALEPTDLVIGNNDFVTILGPSGCGKSTLLRIVAGLDRPTSGRVTLDGREVTGPGADRGMVFQSYTLFPWLTVRENIAFGLRERGVAQDERNSIADAFIRQVGLSGFENHWPKQLSGGMQQRTAIARALANDPKILLLDEPFGALDNQTRALMQEMLLGIWERDQKTVLFVTHDIEEAIFLGSRVIVMSARPGRIKAEINVDLPHPRSYKIKTTPEFVQLKERLVEEIRTEALKVAEHA; this is translated from the coding sequence ATGACGACGCTGAAGATCGAACAGGTTTCGCGCACCTTCCCCGCGCGCCACGGCAACGCACCGACCAAGGCGTTGGAGCCGACCGATCTCGTCATCGGCAACAACGACTTCGTCACCATTCTCGGCCCGTCCGGTTGCGGCAAGTCCACGCTGCTGCGCATCGTCGCGGGCCTCGACCGCCCGACCAGCGGGCGTGTCACGCTCGACGGACGCGAGGTGACCGGCCCGGGTGCCGACCGCGGCATGGTGTTCCAGTCCTACACGCTGTTTCCCTGGCTGACCGTGCGCGAGAACATCGCCTTCGGCCTGCGCGAGCGCGGCGTGGCACAGGACGAACGCAACAGCATCGCCGACGCCTTCATCCGCCAGGTCGGCTTGTCCGGCTTCGAGAACCACTGGCCGAAGCAACTCTCCGGCGGCATGCAGCAGCGTACTGCGATCGCCCGTGCGCTCGCCAATGATCCGAAGATCCTGCTGCTCGACGAGCCCTTCGGCGCGCTGGACAACCAGACTCGTGCCCTGATGCAGGAGATGCTGCTGGGGATCTGGGAGCGCGATCAGAAAACCGTGCTGTTCGTCACCCACGACATCGAGGAAGCGATCTTCCTCGGCAGCCGCGTCATCGTCATGAGCGCGCGCCCCGGCCGGATCAAGGCCGAGATCAATGTGGACCTGCCGCATCCGCGCTCCTACAAGATCAAGACCACGCCGGAATTCGTCCAGCTCAAGGAACGGCTGGTCGAGGAGATCCGCACCGAGGCGCTGAAGGTTGCCGAACATGCCTGA
- a CDS encoding ABC transporter permease has protein sequence MRPLDPVTSRQRAAYGLAFFVLFVALWSWATFGGHVSKTFLANPLTMVQEGIELLTKHGFLYDIGMTIWRVVGGFALAAIIAVPLGVLMGAYKPVEAFLEPFVSFARYLPASAFIPLLILWAGIGELQKLLVIFIGSVFQVILMVAVTVGATRRDLVEAAYTLGASDRGIIRRVLLPSSAPEIAEILRLVLGWAWTYVIVAELIGSSSGIGHMITDSQALLNTGQIIFGIIVIGLIGLVSDFLFKAFNAWLFPWKLA, from the coding sequence ATGCGTCCTCTGGACCCCGTTACATCGAGGCAGCGCGCGGCGTATGGCCTTGCGTTCTTCGTGCTGTTCGTCGCCCTCTGGTCCTGGGCGACGTTCGGCGGCCATGTGTCGAAGACCTTCCTCGCCAATCCCCTGACCATGGTGCAGGAGGGCATTGAGCTGCTCACCAAGCACGGCTTCCTGTACGACATCGGCATGACGATCTGGCGTGTCGTCGGTGGCTTTGCGCTCGCCGCAATCATTGCGGTGCCGCTCGGCGTGCTGATGGGCGCCTACAAGCCGGTCGAAGCGTTCCTCGAGCCGTTCGTCTCCTTTGCGCGCTATCTGCCCGCCTCCGCCTTCATCCCGCTGCTGATCCTGTGGGCCGGCATCGGCGAACTGCAGAAGCTGCTCGTCATCTTCATCGGCTCGGTGTTCCAGGTCATCCTGATGGTCGCTGTGACCGTCGGCGCCACGCGGCGCGATCTGGTCGAGGCCGCCTATACGCTGGGTGCCAGCGACCGCGGCATCATTCGCCGGGTGCTGCTGCCCTCCTCCGCGCCGGAGATCGCCGAGATCCTGCGGCTGGTGCTGGGCTGGGCCTGGACCTACGTCATCGTCGCCGAGCTGATCGGCTCGTCCTCGGGCATCGGCCATATGATCACCGACAGCCAGGCCCTGCTCAACACGGGCCAGATCATCTTCGGCATCATCGTGATCGGATTGATCGGTCTCGTCTCGGACTTTTTGTTCAAGGCGTTCAACGCCTGGCTGTTTCCGTGGAAGCTGGCATGA